Proteins encoded together in one Prunus dulcis chromosome 3, ALMONDv2, whole genome shotgun sequence window:
- the LOC117620633 gene encoding uncharacterized protein LOC117620633, protein MLGRSSFSRTGSFRPENLGPNALALIGNLCFTFFVLGVLIFTIIAATYEPEDPLFHPSTKITTFLTSKSNATFKSDDTVVRTGENFMAPNQTEFATFINMTDVVNLSEGDNTISDASDAAASSSCEGPIDCRDPEVFHLLMRATIEKFKDIHFYRFGKPVRGSDDNSCDMAWRFRPKEGKTASFYKDYRRFTILKSENCTLSVGDIGEYHTGVNARKRKKNQKPGFEKNGKKEVNSLPVVGEIVNDTLPVVESEGSFSHGKYLVYMGGGDRCKSMNHYLWSFLCALGEAQYLNRTLVMELNICLSSMYTLSNQDEEGKDFRFYFDFEHLRESASVLDAKQFWSDWEKWQKKDGLNLHLVEDFRVTPMKLNDVKDALIMRKFGSVEPDNYWYRVCEGETESVVQRPWHLIWKSRRLMDIVSAISSKLNWDYDSVHIERGEKAHNKELWPNLDADTSPNALLSTLQDKIEDGRNLYIATNEPDTSFFDPLKDKYITHFLDEYKDLWDENSEWYFDTTKLNNGVPVEFDGYMRVSVDTEVFLRGKKQIETFNDLTNDCKDGINTCSTATS, encoded by the coding sequence ATGTTGGGTCGGTCCTCATTTTCCAGAACTGGAAGCTTTAGGCCTGAGAATTTGGGCCCAAATGCCCTTGCCTTGATTGGAAACCTTTGCTTCACGTTTTTTGTGCTCGGAGTGTTGATCTTCACCATTATTGCCGCCACCTATGAACCTGAAGACCCTTTGTTTCACCCATCAACCAAGATCACCACTTTCCTCACATCCAAATCCAATGCCACTTTCAAATCCGATGACACTGTGGTCAGGACTGGTGAGAATTTCATGGCTCCCAATCAAACTGAATTTGCAACCTTTATCAATATGACTGATGTTGTTAACTTAAGCGAGGGTGATAACACGATCAGTGATGCTTCTGACGCTGCCGCATCTTCTAGCTGTGAGGGTCCAATAGATTGCCGGGACCCGGAAGTGTTCCATTTGTTGATGAGGGCCACCATTGAAAAGTTTAAGGATATTCATTTTTACCGGTTTGGGAAACCTGTGCGGGGTTCGGATGATAACAGTTGTGACATGGCTTGGCGGTTTAGGCCTAAGGAAGGGAAGACTGCTTCCTTTTACAAGGATTACAGGAGGTTTACTATTTTGAAGTCTGAAAATTGTACTCTTAGTGTTGGTGACATTGGAGAGTACCATACTGGAGTAAATGccaggaagaggaagaagaatcAGAAGCCTGGGTTTGAGAAGAATGGGAAGAAGGAGGTGAATTCTTTGCCAGTTGTGGGGGAGATTGTGAATGATACCCTTCCGGTGGTTGAGTCTGAAGGTTCATTTAGTCATGGGAAGTACTTAGTTTACATGGGTGGTGGAGATAGGTGCAAGAGCATGAACCATTACTTGTGGAGTTTCTTGTGTGCTTTAGGTGAAGCGCAATACCTGAACCGAACTTTGGTCATGGAATTGAATATTTGTCTGTCGTCCATGTACACTTTGTCGAATCAAGATGAGGAAGGGAAGGATTTCAGGTTTTACTTTGACTTTGAGCATTTAAGAGAGTCTGCATCTGTATTAGACGCAAAGCAGTTCTGGTCAGATTGGGAGAAGTGGCAGAAGAAAGATGGGTTGAATCTTCATCTTGTGGAGGATTTTAGGGTCACACCTATGAAACTTAATGACGTCAAGGATGCTTTGATTATGAGAAAGTTCGGGTCCGTGGAGCCAGACAATTATTGGTATAGGGTGTGTGAAGGGGAAACGGAGTCTGTTGTTCAACGACCATGGCATTTGATATGGAAATCGAGAAGGTTAATGGATATAGTGTCTGCAATCTCATCAAAATTGAACTGGGATTATGATTCTGTGCATATtgaaagaggagagaaggcACATAACAAGGAGCTTTGGCCTAACCTTGATGCAGATACTTCACCTAATGCACTTCTCTCAACCCTGCAGGACAAAATTGAAGATGGAAGGAACCTTTACATTGCAACAAACGAACCAGATACATCTTTCTTTGACCCTTTGAAAGACAAGTATATCACTCATTTCCTTGACGAGTACAAGGATCTTTGGGATGAAAACAGTGAGTGGTACTTCGACACCACAAAGCTTAACAATGGAGTTCCAGTTGAATTTGATGGTTACATGAGAGTGTCAGTTGATACAGAGGTGTTCTTGAGAGGGAAAAAGCAGATAGAAACATTCAATGATCTCACCAATGATTGCAAGGATGGCATCAACACCTGCAGCACTGCGACCAGTTAA
- the LOC117623078 gene encoding U-box domain-containing protein 3, with protein MGQEEQSSVGVGEEEEETREVVEKEEVETWNQMKQTLILEISSKLIHGDLEAKIEAARDIRNLVRKSSSSSPSSSSKTRSKLGAAGVISPLVLMLCSPNPDARQVSLLALLNLAVRNERNKVKIVTAGAVPPLVELLKFQNGSLRDLATAAILTLSAAALNKPIIADSGAAPLLVEILSSGSVQGKVDAVTALHNLSSCQENSTDILDATAVPPLINLLKECKKYSKFAEKTTALLEILSNSEEGRIAISNSDGGILTLVETVEDGSLMSTEHAVGALLSMCQSCRDKYRELILNEGAVPGLLRLTVDGTAEARERARTLLDLLRDSPQQKQLASSVLERIVYDIATRVDGADKAAETAKRLLQDMVKRSMEHSMSRIQQRAASCTPSNTQST; from the exons atgggacAGGAGGAGCAAAGCTCAGTGGGAgtgggagaagaagaagaagaaacaagagAAGTGGTAGAGAAGGAGGAGGTAGAGACATGGAACCAAATGAAGCAAACCCTTATACTTGAAATCTCCTCAAAGCTCATCCATGGTGATCTGGAGGCCAAGATTGAAGCCGCCAGAGATATCAGAAACTTGGTCAgaaagtcttcttcttcgtcaCCGTCTTCGTCTTCCAAGACCCGGTCAAAGTTGGGCGCGGCTGGTGTGATATCACCTTTGGTGTTGATGCTGTGCTCTCCTAACCCAGATGCACGCCAAGTCTCTCTCCTCGCTCTCCTCAACCTCGCTGTCCGCAATGAACG AAACAAGGTCAAAATTGTGACAGCTGGAGCCGTCCCTCCTCTTGTTGAGCTCCTCAAGTTCCAAAATGGTAGTTTAAGGGATTTAGCCACTGCAGCAATCTTAACACTCTCAGCTGCTGCACTGAACAAGCCAATTATTGCAGATTCTGGAGCTGCACCTCTCCTGGTTGAGATCCTCAGCTCTGGAAGTGTTCAAGGAAAAGTTGATGCTGTGACTGCCCTACACAACCTCTCTAGCTGTCAAGAGAACTCAACTGATATTCTGGATGCTACAGCCGTTCCCCCTCTTATCAACCTTCTCAAAGAATGCAAAAAGTATTCCAAGTTTGCCGAAAAAACTACTGCCCTTCTTGAAATCCTATCCAACTCTGAAGAAGGGCGTATTGCAATCTCAAACTCAGATGGTGGGATATTAACCTTAGTAGAAACCGTTGAAGATGGATCTCTTATGAGCACAGAACACGCGGTTGGAGCTTTGCTTTCTATGTGTCAGAGCTGCCGAGATAAATACCGGGAACTCATTCTTAATGAAGGTGCAGTCCCAGGCCTGCTTCGATTGACTGTAGACGGCACAGCTGAAGCTCGGGAGAGAGCTCGTACACTGCTAGATTTGCTTAGAGATTCTCCCCAGCAAAAGCAATTGGCGTCCTCAGTTTTGGAGAGAATTGTATATGACATTGCCACAAGGGTTGATGGAGCTGATAAAGCTGCTGAAACTGCAAAGAGGTTACTGCAAGACATGGTTAAAAGAAGCATGGAGCATAGCATGAGCCGCATCCAGCAGAGAGCTGCATCTTGTACACCTTCCAATACGCAGTCTACATAA